In [Leptolyngbya] sp. PCC 7376, a genomic segment contains:
- the trmFO gene encoding FADH(2)-oxidizing methylenetetrahydrofolate--tRNA-(uracil(54)-C(5))-methyltransferase TrmFO, with product MTSSIPLVTVIGGGLAGTEAAWQIAQAGVPVDFYEMRPVEKSPAHHTEELAELVCSNSFGAQSSDRASGLLHEELRRLSSVIIATADEHRVPAGGALAVDRAIFSKDLTRKLSSHPLVSFYRQPLNRIPNEGITVLATGPLTSADLAKELQQFTGMEYMSFFDAASPIIVGESIDRDVAFLASRYDKGEAAYLNCPMNKEQYLRFREALCAAEQAELKDFEQESAKFFEGCLPIEELGRRGEDTMRYGPLKPVGLFDARLGDFRAPENKSKKPYAVVQLRQEDKQGQLWNMVGFQTNLRWGEQKRVFRMIPALENAEFVRMGVMHRNTFLNSPELLDATLQFTKRPTLLAAGQLIGTEGYTAAAAGGWLAGTNAARLAKSLSTLTMPNTTMMGALFDFIHSASPKHFQPMPPNFGIIPALAERVRSKKERYGVYRDRSLADLASWQLENQSLEAVVL from the coding sequence ATGACATCTTCAATTCCTCTCGTTACAGTTATTGGTGGTGGACTAGCAGGTACAGAAGCCGCTTGGCAAATCGCCCAAGCAGGCGTTCCCGTCGATTTCTATGAAATGCGACCAGTTGAAAAAAGTCCAGCCCATCATACTGAGGAATTAGCAGAATTAGTCTGTAGCAACTCATTTGGCGCTCAATCTAGCGATCGCGCTTCTGGACTATTGCATGAGGAGTTACGCCGTTTAAGCTCAGTCATTATTGCTACAGCAGATGAACATCGGGTGCCAGCTGGGGGAGCTTTAGCCGTTGACCGTGCCATTTTCAGTAAGGATCTCACCCGCAAACTTTCAAGCCATCCCCTTGTCAGCTTTTATCGTCAACCCCTTAATCGCATTCCCAACGAAGGAATTACTGTTTTAGCTACAGGTCCCTTAACAAGCGCCGATCTTGCTAAAGAGCTTCAACAGTTTACGGGCATGGAATATATGAGCTTTTTCGATGCGGCCAGCCCAATTATTGTTGGTGAAAGTATTGATCGCGATGTTGCATTTCTCGCTTCCCGTTATGACAAAGGTGAAGCCGCCTACTTAAATTGCCCAATGAACAAAGAGCAATATCTTCGTTTTAGGGAAGCACTATGCGCCGCCGAACAAGCAGAATTAAAAGACTTTGAACAAGAAAGCGCCAAATTTTTTGAAGGATGTTTGCCTATCGAAGAACTTGGGCGACGGGGAGAAGACACAATGCGTTATGGTCCTCTGAAGCCCGTTGGACTTTTTGATGCTCGCCTCGGCGATTTTCGCGCTCCTGAAAATAAATCGAAAAAACCCTACGCTGTCGTCCAGCTTCGACAGGAAGATAAACAAGGTCAGCTGTGGAATATGGTGGGCTTCCAGACAAATTTGCGATGGGGTGAACAAAAACGAGTATTCCGAATGATCCCTGCACTAGAAAATGCCGAATTTGTTCGGATGGGCGTGATGCATCGTAATACCTTTCTAAATTCGCCCGAACTTCTAGATGCAACCCTACAGTTCACCAAACGCCCAACTCTGTTGGCTGCTGGTCAGTTAATCGGAACAGAAGGATATACCGCAGCTGCAGCTGGTGGTTGGCTAGCTGGAACCAATGCTGCACGTTTAGCCAAAAGCTTATCAACTTTAACTATGCCTAACACCACAATGATGGGAGCTTTATTTGATTTCATTCATTCTGCATCACCAAAGCATTTCCAACCGATGCCACCAAACTTTGGGATCATTCCTGCCTTAGCTGAACGTGTTCGTAGCAAAAAAGAACGTTATGGAGTTTACCGCGATCGCTCTCTAGCAGACTTAGCTTCTTGGCAACTTGAGAATCAATCTTTAGAGGCCGTTGTTCTATAG
- a CDS encoding DUF1830 domain-containing protein — protein MAQILDPLPEDKNKISLCCYINATSQIQVARITNIEDWYFERVVFPGQRLVFEAVSHAILEIHTGMMASAILSDTIPCNRLALGSAPEVSDSSESDEIIPVLQTEGADSPVAIAK, from the coding sequence ATGGCTCAAATACTTGATCCCCTTCCAGAAGATAAGAACAAAATTTCACTTTGTTGTTATATAAACGCGACGAGCCAAATTCAAGTTGCTCGCATCACAAATATAGAAGACTGGTATTTTGAACGAGTCGTCTTTCCCGGTCAACGTCTTGTTTTTGAAGCGGTATCCCACGCAATTCTTGAAATTCATACCGGTATGATGGCTAGCGCAATTTTGTCTGATACGATCCCCTGTAATCGGCTTGCTTTAGGTAGTGCACCCGAAGTATCTGATTCGAGCGAATCAGATGAGATTATCCCAGTCCTACAGACGGAAGGTGCTGATAGCCCTGTGGCGATCGCCAAATAA
- a CDS encoding 1-acyl-sn-glycerol-3-phosphate acyltransferase yields the protein MGKEQSKAITRSKEREPLSSLVLYRALKWAIVQPILSSYFRCHVTGLENVPQKGGFIAVSNHASNFDPPILAATVCRPIAFMAKEELFRVPILKQIMLTYGAYPVRRGASDRSAIRAALASLEAGWGVGIFLQGTRTKDGRITSPKSGAALIAAKAQVPLVPISLIGTEGILKESSLFPRPAAITVRIGEAIAPPSTVAKPALTTTTEVCAERINELHTKGR from the coding sequence ATGGGGAAAGAACAAAGTAAGGCGATCACCCGGTCTAAGGAACGGGAGCCATTAAGCAGCTTAGTTTTGTACAGAGCCTTGAAGTGGGCAATTGTACAGCCAATCCTATCCAGTTACTTCCGTTGTCATGTAACTGGATTAGAAAACGTACCTCAAAAAGGAGGTTTCATTGCCGTTAGCAACCACGCCAGTAATTTTGACCCTCCCATCCTTGCCGCAACAGTTTGTCGTCCTATCGCCTTTATGGCAAAAGAAGAATTGTTTCGGGTGCCAATTCTCAAACAGATCATGCTTACTTATGGTGCTTATCCCGTTAGACGGGGAGCCAGCGATCGTTCAGCTATCCGTGCAGCACTAGCCTCGCTTGAAGCTGGATGGGGAGTCGGTATTTTTTTACAAGGTACCCGAACCAAAGATGGTCGCATCACATCCCCAAAATCTGGAGCTGCCCTCATTGCCGCTAAAGCTCAGGTTCCTTTAGTACCCATTAGCCTCATTGGCACGGAAGGTATTCTCAAAGAAAGTAGTCTTTTTCCTCGGCCAGCAGCGATAACTGTGCGTATTGGTGAGGCGATCGCCCCTCCTTCCACCGTGGCCAAACCCGCCCTCACCACGACAACAGAAGTTTGTGCAGAACGTATCAATGAATTACACACAAAAGGTCGTTAA
- a CDS encoding MBL fold metallo-hydrolase, whose protein sequence is MSDSKQQFKINFWGVRGSIPCPGAETVRYGGNTPCIEMVAGNERLIFDGGTGLRVLGQSLMSQLPVEAHMFFTHSHWDHIQGFPFFVPAFVKVNKFNIYGVVAPNGATIKQRLHDQMLHPNFPVPLQIMQADLKFFSLEIGESLEIGDVVIENAKLNHPGEAVGYRVSWRGISAAYITDTEHYPDHIDDQVLKLADNADVVIIDAAYTDNEYHDPKSSKVGWGHSTWQEAVKVAKAANVKQLVIFHHDPLHNDDFLDKIAEEAASEFSNTVLAREGMSIVLNPTDGAEGNQAEGSEKLSV, encoded by the coding sequence ATGTCCGATTCTAAACAGCAATTTAAGATAAATTTTTGGGGAGTACGTGGGAGTATTCCTTGCCCTGGAGCTGAAACAGTTCGGTATGGCGGTAACACACCTTGCATTGAGATGGTGGCAGGTAATGAACGTCTGATTTTTGATGGTGGTACGGGCCTAAGAGTTTTGGGTCAATCCCTAATGAGCCAACTACCCGTTGAAGCTCATATGTTTTTCACCCACTCCCACTGGGATCACATTCAAGGTTTCCCCTTTTTTGTGCCAGCTTTTGTAAAGGTCAATAAGTTCAATATCTATGGGGTCGTCGCACCAAATGGTGCCACTATCAAGCAACGTCTCCATGACCAAATGCTCCACCCAAATTTTCCTGTACCGCTACAGATTATGCAGGCAGATTTGAAATTCTTTTCCCTTGAAATTGGTGAGTCCCTTGAAATTGGGGATGTTGTCATTGAGAACGCAAAGCTAAATCACCCTGGAGAAGCCGTTGGCTACCGTGTGAGCTGGCGCGGCATATCAGCAGCTTATATTACTGATACGGAACATTATCCAGATCATATTGATGACCAGGTTTTAAAGCTGGCGGATAATGCAGATGTTGTGATTATCGATGCTGCTTATACAGACAATGAGTACCATGATCCAAAATCCAGCAAAGTAGGCTGGGGTCACAGCACTTGGCAAGAAGCAGTGAAGGTTGCGAAGGCCGCGAATGTAAAGCAACTAGTTATTTTTCATCATGATCCACTCCATAATGATGATTTTCTCGACAAAATAGCAGAAGAAGCAGCTTCTGAGTTTTCAAATACAGTTTTAGCTCGCGAAGGAATGTCCATTGTCTTGAATCCTACAGACGGAGCAGAAGGGAACCAGGCAGAGGGTTCTGAAAAGCTATCTGTTTAA
- a CDS encoding bifunctional riboflavin kinase/FAD synthetase: protein MRVVSSGIEAVTPTSIALGNFDGLHRGHQWVIEPAIAYAHKEPQAIAIGHSSTGQPTRLCPTVVTFDPHPREFFSGNPKRLLTPLTEKIELLSQLGIEQLILLPFDRELAALTPREFISEILVKRLKTESISIGVDFCFGQDRSGNSTDLRAIATESGIEVNIAPLFKEDGDRISSSAIRQALTNGQLEQANAMLGRAYRLQGEVIHGQKLGRKIGFPTANLELPSTKFLPKYGVYGVQVCGQSFQQDQWGILNIGCRPTVDPKAENPTVEVHLFNYDQQLYGEILTLKLLHYIRPERKFASLEQLQAQIKQDCDRTKKLLNLT from the coding sequence GTGCGGGTAGTATCTTCGGGCATTGAGGCGGTTACGCCCACTAGTATCGCTTTAGGTAATTTTGATGGATTGCATCGTGGTCATCAGTGGGTTATCGAGCCGGCGATCGCCTATGCCCATAAAGAACCCCAAGCAATAGCTATTGGACATTCCTCCACAGGACAGCCGACAAGATTATGTCCAACTGTTGTAACGTTTGATCCCCACCCCCGAGAATTTTTTTCTGGTAATCCAAAACGTCTGCTCACGCCTCTCACAGAAAAAATAGAATTGCTTTCGCAGTTAGGCATTGAACAATTAATTTTGTTGCCTTTTGATCGTGAGCTTGCAGCTCTGACTCCACGAGAATTTATTTCAGAAATATTAGTGAAAAGGCTCAAAACTGAAAGTATTAGTATTGGGGTCGATTTTTGTTTTGGTCAAGATCGCAGTGGTAATTCTACCGATTTGAGGGCGATCGCCACCGAATCGGGTATCGAAGTGAATATCGCACCTTTATTTAAAGAAGATGGCGATCGCATTAGTAGCTCAGCGATTCGACAAGCCCTCACGAATGGGCAACTTGAGCAAGCAAACGCTATGTTAGGAAGAGCATATCGCTTACAGGGAGAGGTGATTCATGGCCAAAAACTAGGGCGGAAAATTGGCTTTCCCACAGCTAATCTTGAGTTGCCAAGCACAAAATTCTTGCCAAAATATGGCGTGTATGGCGTGCAGGTTTGCGGACAATCTTTTCAACAAGACCAGTGGGGAATACTAAATATTGGTTGTCGTCCAACTGTTGATCCCAAGGCAGAAAACCCGACCGTCGAAGTACATCTTTTTAACTATGATCAGCAGCTTTACGGTGAAATCCTAACCCTTAAACTTTTACACTACATTCGACCAGAACGAAAATTCGCTTCCCTTGAACAATTGCAAGCCCAAATAAAACAGGATTGCGATCGCACCAAAAAACTACTTAATCTGACCTAG
- a CDS encoding MoxR family ATPase translates to MKERVRDLTDNLSKTIVGKEDAIRLVLVAMLSGGHVLLEDVPGVGKTLLAKSLARSVNGKFQRIQCTPDLLPSDITGTNIWNPNNREFEFLSGPIFANVLLTDEINRATPRTQSALLEVMEEQQVTVDGEARQVPKPFFVVATQNPVEYQGTFPLPEAQMDRFILSLSLGYPGFSEEVDMLQMHQSRIKPEQLEPCISPDEVRQLQTEVQKIHVEKSIQEYIVKIVQKSRNYEGIILGVSPRGTVALQRAAQAYAYLADRDFILTDDIKYLAPFVLAHRVIVSGGKSAKDVINTLVATISDPSTPESGYSLPTA, encoded by the coding sequence ATGAAAGAACGAGTTCGTGACCTGACCGATAACCTCTCAAAAACCATTGTCGGTAAAGAGGATGCCATACGGCTTGTTCTCGTCGCCATGCTGAGCGGCGGTCATGTCTTGCTCGAAGACGTTCCGGGCGTCGGTAAAACATTATTGGCGAAATCCCTTGCCCGTTCAGTCAACGGTAAATTTCAGCGCATTCAATGTACGCCTGACTTACTTCCGAGTGATATTACAGGCACAAATATTTGGAACCCTAATAATCGCGAATTTGAATTTTTATCGGGTCCAATCTTTGCCAATGTTTTACTCACAGACGAAATTAACCGCGCGACTCCCCGTACCCAATCAGCTCTCCTTGAAGTTATGGAAGAGCAACAGGTAACAGTAGATGGTGAGGCTCGTCAGGTTCCTAAACCATTTTTTGTAGTCGCGACCCAAAATCCAGTCGAATACCAAGGCACATTTCCCTTACCAGAAGCGCAAATGGATCGCTTCATTCTCTCTCTTAGTCTTGGCTACCCTGGATTTTCGGAAGAAGTAGATATGCTTCAGATGCACCAATCTCGTATCAAACCTGAACAGTTAGAGCCTTGTATTTCCCCTGATGAGGTACGACAGCTACAGACGGAAGTGCAAAAGATTCACGTCGAAAAATCAATTCAAGAATATATTGTCAAAATTGTGCAGAAATCCCGTAATTATGAGGGGATCATTCTTGGCGTCAGTCCTCGAGGCACAGTAGCTCTCCAGAGGGCTGCTCAAGCTTATGCTTATTTGGCCGATCGTGATTTCATTTTGACTGATGACATTAAATACTTAGCGCCTTTTGTCCTTGCCCATCGCGTAATTGTCTCTGGTGGAAAAAGTGCAAAGGATGTGATTAACACTCTTG